One stretch of Ipomoea triloba cultivar NCNSP0323 chromosome 8, ASM357664v1 DNA includes these proteins:
- the LOC116026844 gene encoding PH, RCC1 and FYVE domains-containing protein 1-like isoform X1: MVVTSTGSKALRALISQDNCEKWRSEKRSHSASSDSSTALTQQSPQSILSSSSSSNIVNEDQRKNQFVLRPYESPPQKRLERALSDMLLYNDAAPCSPQKDLNSNSIGSRSLKNINYEGQLGHGDEASRLVPCCITMLDGTNFCQVACGHSITVALTTSGQVYTMGSFDYGQLGIPDSTGKLPSCVHGKIKNSFIEKIACGSFHVAVLSSQSEVYTWG; encoded by the exons CCCTCAGGGCATTGATTTCTCAGGATAACTGTGAAAAATGGAGAAGTGAAAAAAGAAGCCATAGTGCTTCATCTGATAGTTCAACTGCCCTGACCCAGCAAAGTCCTCAGTCCATTTTGtcaagcagcagcagcagcaataTTGTCAATGAG GATCAAAGGAAAAATCAATTCGTTCTGCGTCCATATGAGAGTCCCCCTCAGAAAAGATTGGAAAGAGCCCTCTCTGATATGCTATTGTATAATGATGCAGCACCATGTTCTCCCCAGAAAGATTTAAATTCCAATTCCATTGGTTCAAGATCGCTTAAGAACATAAATTATGAAGGTCAGCTTGGACATGGAGATGAagcctctagacttgtaccgtGTTGTATTACCATGTTAGATGGCACCAACTTCTGTCAAGTTGCATGCGGTCATAGCATCACAGTTGCTCTTACAACCTCAGGACAAGTATATACTATGGGAAGTTTTGATTATGGACAACTTGGGATTCCTGATAGTACAGGGAAACTCCCTTCTTGTGTTcatggaaaaattaaaaacagttttattgaaaaaatagcATGTGGTTCTTTTCATGTTGCAGTATTGAGTTCACAATCTGAGGTTTACACATGGGgataa